The Micromonospora sp. NBC_01740 genome includes a window with the following:
- a CDS encoding ABC transporter permease — translation MSAPARLPNDAAQPSAPGPPRPPGRHRLLPYLLLLPAAAWLLVFFAVPLLQLAAASLYDPAGSLATGYAMTWAFGNYPDALAAYWPQFGRSFGYAGAALVLALLAGYPLAYAIARKAGRWKNLLLVCVVAPMFTSFLVRTLAWKTILSDNGWLVGLLRDVHLLAPDGRLLATPVAVVLGLTYNFLPFLVLPLYASLERLDPRLLEAAGDLYAGPLRTFRRVTLPLSMPGLVAGTLLFFIPASGDYINAELLGTPNEYMIGNVIDSAFLVRLDYPQGAALSFLLMAAILAVVFGYLRRTGPEKVL, via the coding sequence GTGAGCGCCCCCGCGCGCCTGCCCAACGATGCCGCCCAGCCGTCGGCACCCGGACCGCCCCGCCCGCCCGGGCGGCACCGGCTCCTGCCGTACCTGCTGCTGCTGCCCGCGGCGGCGTGGCTGCTCGTCTTCTTCGCGGTGCCACTGCTCCAACTCGCCGCCGCCAGCCTCTACGACCCCGCCGGCTCGCTCGCCACCGGGTACGCCATGACGTGGGCCTTCGGCAACTACCCGGACGCGCTCGCCGCGTACTGGCCGCAGTTCGGGCGGTCCTTCGGCTACGCGGGCGCCGCGCTGGTGCTGGCGCTGCTGGCCGGCTACCCGCTCGCGTACGCCATCGCGCGCAAGGCCGGCCGGTGGAAGAACCTGCTGCTGGTCTGCGTGGTCGCGCCGATGTTCACCAGCTTCCTGGTGCGCACGCTGGCGTGGAAGACCATACTGTCGGACAACGGCTGGCTCGTCGGGCTGCTGCGCGACGTGCACCTGCTCGCCCCCGACGGCCGGCTGCTGGCCACCCCCGTCGCGGTCGTGCTCGGCCTGACGTACAACTTCCTGCCCTTCCTGGTGCTGCCGCTGTACGCGAGCCTGGAGCGGCTGGACCCCCGGCTGCTGGAGGCGGCCGGCGACCTCTACGCCGGCCCGCTGCGGACCTTCCGCCGGGTCACCCTGCCGCTGTCCATGCCCGGCCTGGTCGCCGGCACGCTGCTGTTCTTCATCCCGGCCAGCGGCGACTACATCAACGCCGAACTGCTCGGCACCCCCAACGAGTACATGATCGGCAACGTCATCGACTCGGCGTTCCTGGTCCGGCTGGACTACCCGCAGGGCGCGGCGCTGTCGTTCCTGCTGATGGCGGCAATCCTCGCGGTGGTCTTCGGCTACCTGCGCCGGACCGGCCCGGAGAAGGTCCTGTGA